The following proteins come from a genomic window of Proteinivorax hydrogeniformans:
- a CDS encoding prepilin-type N-terminal cleavage/methylation domain-containing protein has protein sequence MLDRKGLTLIEVIISMALISIALITFLGAFGQGILLTSRGAELTQETFKHQGKIENEILNIKDDFANEAENPALDDLEITVFQGEYKSDVRVREISQHIRGNRYFKVLVSNVPIMEAQAPKVDLEVSLYPENQFPWYDNIENIRGEYRIHSSPVVFQNRIRWYRSKEEPENTKKMYTNPSFPGGYEYFGEIEEEQPNDFLKIQYLSQGDINFIGNRFYYFEARPYTLAGRLGHFRNSERMLILNRAGSQEWQKLIEDVYFENENISFRENDTIYAEVMQNPNHPTLNLDWKENKDPQGPLLTTPLPQYSEDAFSHTTKVKWQLDPRALSADLEQHGIGVFIGENDNKGTMMTFDVQNEQLRIDSITNNQYSGEIKSINLLSDERFEPFRDQGKFDWDKTYQLELVSRKVTEGTEIFATLLYEDVSGGVVKSECIGFTSNHKFSHVGFKAFSSENYIPNFHSEVHNQYDRNYAAHFYDMKVQAEHWEDGASHGFYQGGGNSSNIRDGANAYDKNILMDRENTKATGNETTIKANCLQFSKRTNLEISNNNTLMIKVNEGVIFDTKITFGNNSSKIIIEPTEKTPIFVNFESLESLKLKVNDRIIETNGLTSITINNGDKLEITKK, from the coding sequence CCTTAATTGAAGTTATTATCTCTATGGCGTTAATCAGCATTGCCTTAATAACTTTTCTGGGCGCATTTGGCCAAGGGATATTGCTCACTAGTAGAGGGGCAGAGTTGACACAAGAAACCTTTAAACATCAGGGGAAGATAGAAAATGAAATATTAAATATAAAGGACGATTTTGCTAATGAAGCCGAAAACCCTGCGCTGGATGATCTTGAAATAACTGTTTTTCAAGGAGAATATAAAAGTGATGTTAGAGTAAGGGAAATCAGTCAGCATATTAGAGGAAATCGATATTTTAAAGTGCTAGTGTCTAATGTACCGATAATGGAAGCACAGGCACCCAAAGTAGATTTAGAAGTCAGCTTGTATCCAGAGAATCAATTCCCATGGTATGACAATATCGAAAATATTAGGGGGGAATATAGAATTCATAGTAGCCCTGTGGTTTTTCAAAATCGCATTCGCTGGTATAGATCAAAAGAAGAGCCAGAGAATACAAAAAAAATGTATACAAATCCGTCTTTCCCTGGCGGCTATGAATATTTCGGTGAAATAGAAGAGGAGCAGCCCAATGATTTTTTAAAAATTCAATACTTATCTCAAGGAGACATTAATTTTATTGGAAACAGGTTTTATTATTTCGAAGCAAGGCCATATACACTTGCTGGAAGGCTTGGCCATTTTAGAAATTCTGAGCGGATGCTGATACTTAATAGGGCAGGAAGTCAAGAATGGCAAAAATTGATTGAGGATGTTTACTTTGAAAATGAAAACATTAGTTTTAGAGAAAATGACACTATTTATGCAGAAGTCATGCAAAACCCCAACCACCCTACTCTAAATCTTGATTGGAAAGAAAATAAAGATCCCCAAGGTCCTTTATTAACAACCCCATTACCACAGTATTCCGAAGACGCTTTCTCCCATACTACTAAAGTAAAATGGCAGCTTGATCCAAGAGCCCTCTCAGCTGACCTAGAACAACATGGTATAGGTGTTTTTATAGGAGAAAATGACAACAAAGGCACCATGATGACTTTTGATGTTCAAAATGAACAACTGAGAATTGATAGCATTACAAACAATCAATATAGCGGTGAGATTAAATCTATTAATCTTTTAAGCGATGAGAGATTTGAGCCGTTTAGAGACCAGGGCAAATTTGACTGGGACAAAACATACCAGCTTGAGCTAGTTTCTAGGAAAGTTACTGAAGGTACTGAAATTTTTGCAACGTTATTATATGAAGATGTAAGCGGAGGAGTAGTTAAGAGTGAGTGCATTGGATTTACCAGTAACCACAAATTTAGCCATGTCGGTTTCAAAGCTTTTTCAAGCGAAAACTATATTCCTAATTTCCATTCCGAGGTCCATAATCAATATGATCGAAACTATGCAGCACATTTCTATGATATGAAAGTACAAGCGGAGCACTGGGAAGATGGAGCAAGTCATGGATTTTATCAAGGTGGGGGGAATAGTTCGAATATTAGAGATGGGGCTAATGCATACGATAAGAACATCTTAATGGATAGAGAGAATACTAAAGCGACTGGTAACGAAACGACAATTAAGGCAAATTGCTTACAGTTTTCAAAGAGGACTAATTTGGAAATTAGCAATAACAATACATTAATGATAAAAGTAAATGAAGGAGTAATATTTGATACAAAAATTACTTTTGGAAATAATAGTTCAAAAATTATTATTGAACCAACGGAAAAAACTCCTATATTTGTCAATTTTGAAAGTCTGGAGTCGCTAAAATTAAAAGTAAATGATAGAATAATTGAAACAAATGGGCTCACTAGTATTACAATAAATAATGGTGACAAACTAGAGATTACGAAAAAATAG
- a CDS encoding histidine phosphatase family protein has translation MRLILVRHGQTKWNLQKKIQGSTDTELSQQGIEEGRLVAKRLSTWDIDYLYSSDLKRAAKTAQLISEYHPKPLPINYDIRLRESSFGKWEGLTMKQVKEKYLKQYKSREETPHVNIPDGESFKSFSQRLAGFITQKKSQHLNCNIVAVAHSAVIKTILHNYLNLNWTTTKNSIYLSNCSISVLKFLPSKVVLERHNDTAHFENNELKEVPRH, from the coding sequence ATGAGACTAATTTTAGTTCGTCATGGTCAGACTAAATGGAACCTACAAAAGAAAATCCAAGGTTCCACTGACACAGAGCTTAGCCAACAGGGAATAGAAGAAGGAAGACTTGTAGCTAAACGACTATCAACATGGGACATAGACTATCTATACTCAAGTGACTTAAAGCGGGCAGCAAAAACCGCACAACTAATCTCTGAATATCACCCTAAACCTTTGCCCATAAACTACGATATTCGCTTAAGAGAAAGCTCTTTTGGCAAGTGGGAAGGGTTAACAATGAAGCAGGTTAAAGAAAAATATCTTAAACAATATAAAAGTAGAGAAGAAACACCCCACGTAAACATTCCAGACGGGGAAAGCTTTAAAAGTTTTTCGCAGCGTCTTGCAGGTTTTATAACTCAAAAAAAGTCCCAGCATCTAAATTGCAACATAGTAGCAGTAGCTCACTCAGCAGTCATAAAAACAATACTTCATAACTACCTAAACCTAAACTGGACGACAACGAAAAATTCCATATACCTTTCAAATTGTAGCATTTCTGTGCTAAAATTTTTGCCTAGCAAAGTGGTGTTAGAAAGGCACAACGATACTGCCCACTTTGAAAATAATGAATTAAAGGAAGTGCCTAGACATTAA
- a CDS encoding D-alanine--D-alanine ligase family protein, with protein MLNVAVVYGGQSGEHEVSIQSAKYVLKLLKNGKYNPIPVAIDKQGRWFGDVTPKEFEQNGNGGTPLLFNLTDKTLIKIEDGKQISLDIDVLFPVLHGPYGEDGSIQGMLDMLDIPYVGSEVLGSAVAMDKAVSKNILENKGFPVAPYTTFKAHTWKKNQQTIIEECEKLGYPLFVKPANLGSSVGITKAKDRNQLIESIKFALLYDHKIVVEKGLIAKEIEISIIGNEEPIASTTGEIIPTGEFYDYEAKYIDKSSTTIPANVDEKVTNQAQRLAKEAFLALDLKGISRVDFFYEEKTDKLWINEINTMPGFTPISMYPKLLIASGFTEDKLADTLVELALERHKNKKQLKGDR; from the coding sequence ATGTTAAACGTTGCAGTTGTTTACGGTGGGCAATCCGGCGAACACGAAGTGTCTATTCAATCAGCTAAGTATGTACTTAAACTATTAAAAAATGGGAAATATAACCCCATTCCAGTAGCTATAGATAAACAGGGAAGATGGTTTGGAGATGTAACCCCTAAGGAATTTGAACAAAATGGAAATGGAGGCACGCCTCTATTATTTAACCTAACAGACAAGACACTTATAAAAATTGAAGATGGCAAACAAATATCTTTAGATATTGATGTCCTTTTTCCTGTTCTTCATGGGCCATATGGAGAAGATGGTTCAATACAAGGGATGCTAGACATGCTCGACATACCATACGTTGGCAGTGAAGTGCTAGGATCGGCAGTTGCCATGGATAAAGCAGTTAGCAAGAACATTTTAGAAAACAAAGGTTTTCCAGTAGCTCCATATACCACCTTTAAAGCCCATACATGGAAAAAAAATCAACAAACTATCATAGAAGAATGCGAAAAGCTTGGGTATCCTCTATTTGTTAAGCCAGCCAATCTAGGCTCTAGCGTAGGCATAACCAAAGCTAAAGATAGAAATCAACTAATAGAATCAATAAAATTTGCTCTTCTTTACGATCATAAAATTGTGGTAGAAAAAGGACTTATCGCCAAAGAAATAGAAATAAGCATTATAGGAAATGAAGAGCCGATTGCATCAACAACAGGCGAAATTATTCCTACTGGTGAGTTCTATGACTACGAAGCAAAGTATATTGACAAATCTTCTACCACCATCCCAGCTAACGTAGATGAAAAAGTTACTAATCAAGCACAAAGGCTTGCAAAAGAAGCATTTTTGGCGTTAGACCTTAAAGGCATAAGTCGGGTTGATTTTTTCTATGAAGAGAAAACTGATAAACTGTGGATTAACGAAATTAACACCATGCCGGGTTTTACTCCCATCAGTATGTACCCCAAGCTGCTAATAGCGTCCGGCTTTACAGAAGACAAACTAGCTGATACATTAGTCGAGCTAGCCTTGGAAAGGCATAAAAACAAAAAACAATTAAAAGGTGACAGATGA
- a CDS encoding cyclodeaminase/cyclohydrolase family protein, with the protein MFKNLTVQQFVDELSSKKATPGGGSASAVVGSIGVGLIAMYCEITAKSKKFADVKEEVEQQIEFLTAFKEKCLDLADRDTEAFNEVMASFKLPKETDDEKAARKQAIQDATKQATEVPLELVAAMVPVLQLVPPLIKKGNPNALSDLQVGMEMCYTAMSGAAANVEINLPSIKDTQFKERVEEELLHHHAAAQKAMDEAKALFFPDSL; encoded by the coding sequence ATGTTCAAAAATTTAACAGTACAACAGTTTGTTGACGAGTTATCATCTAAAAAAGCTACACCAGGTGGAGGAAGTGCCTCTGCAGTAGTTGGCTCAATCGGGGTTGGGCTAATAGCTATGTATTGTGAAATAACAGCAAAAAGCAAAAAGTTTGCTGACGTAAAAGAGGAAGTGGAGCAACAAATTGAGTTTTTAACTGCTTTTAAAGAAAAATGCTTAGATCTAGCGGATAGAGATACCGAGGCTTTCAATGAAGTAATGGCATCATTTAAACTGCCAAAGGAAACAGATGATGAAAAAGCTGCAAGAAAACAAGCTATCCAAGACGCAACCAAACAAGCTACCGAAGTGCCACTAGAGCTGGTAGCAGCTATGGTCCCAGTACTGCAGCTAGTACCACCGCTAATTAAAAAAGGCAACCCCAACGCCCTAAGCGACTTACAAGTGGGTATGGAAATGTGCTACACCGCCATGTCCGGAGCAGCAGCCAACGTAGAAATCAACCTACCATCGATAAAAGACACCCAATTTAAGGAAAGAGTAGAAGAAGAACTTCTACACCACCATGCGGCAGCTCAGAAGGCTATGGATGAGGCTAAAGCTCTTTTCTTTCCAGACAGCTTATAA
- the gcvT gene encoding glycine cleavage system aminomethyltransferase GcvT → MEQGKKTPLHQQHIDLGGKMVNFFGWELPVQYSGIIDEVNSVRNAAGIFDVSHMGEFMVEGEGSLDFLQHMLTNNVAKIKENGVQYTMMCNDQGGVVDDLLVYFLAENKYLLVVNASNLEKDFNWLDEHKPENVKLTNISDQIAQIALQGPKAQKVLQKLTDFDLGEIKFFRHRENLNIDGHEVLVSRTGYTGEDGFEIYGTHKAISSLWDRILSVGEKEVVPAGLGSRDTLRFEARLPLYGNEITEEISPIEAGLGFAVKFKKPEYKGMKVLAEHKQNPPRKTVGFKMKGKGIPRSQYKVLNQNEEELGFVTTGAFSPTLDETIGTALVSDTNLDIGDEILIAVRKRRIPAEIISLPFLKKEDK, encoded by the coding sequence ATGGAACAAGGTAAAAAAACCCCCCTTCATCAGCAACACATCGACCTAGGGGGAAAAATGGTAAACTTCTTTGGCTGGGAACTGCCAGTTCAATATTCTGGCATCATCGACGAAGTAAATTCCGTAAGAAATGCAGCAGGCATTTTTGATGTATCCCATATGGGAGAATTCATGGTAGAAGGAGAAGGTAGCTTAGATTTCCTTCAACACATGCTGACAAACAACGTAGCAAAAATTAAAGAAAACGGTGTTCAATATACCATGATGTGTAATGATCAAGGTGGTGTAGTTGATGACCTATTGGTTTACTTTTTAGCGGAAAACAAATATCTACTTGTAGTTAACGCCTCAAACCTAGAGAAGGATTTTAATTGGCTAGATGAACATAAACCAGAAAATGTAAAACTTACAAACATCTCAGACCAAATAGCACAAATTGCCCTACAAGGTCCAAAAGCTCAAAAAGTTTTACAAAAGCTAACAGACTTTGACTTAGGAGAGATTAAGTTTTTCCGTCACAGAGAAAACCTAAATATAGACGGGCACGAAGTCTTAGTTTCTCGTACAGGTTACACCGGCGAAGACGGTTTCGAAATTTACGGGACACATAAAGCCATATCATCATTGTGGGATAGAATACTTTCTGTTGGAGAAAAAGAGGTTGTGCCTGCCGGTCTTGGTTCTAGGGATACTTTGCGATTTGAGGCGAGATTGCCTTTATACGGTAACGAAATCACTGAAGAAATTTCGCCTATCGAGGCAGGCTTAGGCTTTGCTGTCAAATTTAAAAAGCCTGAATACAAGGGTATGAAAGTGCTAGCTGAGCATAAGCAAAACCCACCAAGAAAAACCGTGGGCTTTAAAATGAAAGGCAAAGGAATTCCCCGTTCTCAATATAAAGTTTTAAACCAAAACGAAGAGGAACTAGGTTTTGTAACCACAGGTGCTTTTTCGCCAACGCTAGATGAAACAATAGGAACAGCCCTTGTATCAGACACAAATCTAGATATTGGCGATGAAATTCTAATAGCAGTACGCAAGCGCAGAATCCCAGCGGAAATTATATCACTACCATTTCTAAAAAAGGAGGACAAATAA
- the gcvH gene encoding glycine cleavage system protein GcvH, translated as MSNLMYTKDHEWVKVEGNKVTVGITNHAQDQLGDVVFVELPEVDEEVEKGDDFVVIESVKAAADVYSPVEGTITEVNEDLEHSPELINEDAEGKAWIAIFEVEDTDQFEEGFMTLEEYQALIEEE; from the coding sequence ATGTCAAATTTAATGTACACAAAAGATCATGAATGGGTAAAAGTAGAGGGTAATAAGGTAACTGTAGGAATCACAAATCACGCTCAAGACCAGCTAGGTGATGTGGTATTTGTTGAGCTTCCTGAAGTTGACGAAGAGGTAGAAAAAGGAGACGATTTTGTTGTAATTGAGTCAGTAAAAGCAGCTGCTGACGTTTATTCTCCAGTAGAAGGAACAATAACAGAAGTAAACGAAGACCTTGAACACAGTCCAGAACTAATAAACGAAGATGCAGAAGGAAAGGCATGGATTGCAATCTTTGAAGTAGAAGATACAGACCAATTTGAAGAAGGATTTATGA